The candidate division KSB1 bacterium genome includes a region encoding these proteins:
- a CDS encoding SLBB domain-containing protein: MRTANLVQLVRDAGVVGAGGAGFPTYKKIDARVDIVIANGAECEPLLFMEDVYPAGDEYEVVYHSTGRRIPSGGIPLHIGVVVQNVETLYHIHRASQGQPVTHSLMTVHGHVKQPLTAWFPVGMSYGEALQVAGGATIDDFVLLDGGPMMGKVVTDLTTPVTRVSSGIIVIGRATHLAERKMQSEQAFKRIGKSACDQCSLCTEMCPRYLLGYPIQPHLVMRSLLTTGPMSDTLTHWAQACCECNICSLWACLEELDPRNVCVVTKRDLKQQGKWLSSEELQKLTKSVHPLKSYRSVPTERLARRLGLYQFKSDAPLYTEKIAPKSVAISLQPSVGVPPTPVVRVGDRVHEGVMIAAASETALNVPAHASMDGQVTAAGQSIVITKT, translated from the coding sequence ATGCGGACGGCAAACTTGGTGCAACTGGTGCGCGATGCCGGCGTCGTCGGCGCAGGCGGTGCGGGTTTTCCCACCTACAAAAAGATCGATGCCCGCGTCGATATCGTCATCGCCAATGGCGCGGAATGCGAGCCTTTGCTCTTCATGGAAGATGTTTATCCGGCCGGCGATGAGTACGAAGTGGTTTATCACAGCACCGGCCGCCGCATTCCGAGCGGCGGCATTCCGCTGCACATCGGCGTGGTGGTGCAAAATGTCGAAACCTTGTATCACATTCATCGCGCCAGCCAAGGCCAGCCGGTGACGCATTCGCTGATGACGGTACACGGCCATGTCAAACAGCCGCTCACCGCGTGGTTTCCCGTCGGGATGAGTTACGGCGAGGCTCTGCAAGTGGCAGGCGGCGCTACCATCGACGATTTTGTTTTGCTCGACGGCGGTCCGATGATGGGCAAAGTGGTGACGGATTTAACCACGCCGGTGACGCGCGTCTCCAGCGGCATCATTGTGATTGGCCGCGCCACGCATTTAGCCGAACGCAAAATGCAATCGGAGCAAGCCTTCAAGCGCATCGGCAAATCGGCCTGCGATCAATGCAGCCTGTGCACCGAAATGTGCCCGCGTTATTTGCTGGGTTATCCGATTCAGCCGCATCTCGTCATGCGCTCGCTGCTCACCACCGGGCCAATGAGTGACACGCTCACACATTGGGCGCAGGCGTGCTGCGAGTGCAACATCTGCTCGCTCTGGGCCTGCCTGGAGGAGCTGGATCCGCGCAACGTTTGCGTGGTGACGAAAAGAGATTTGAAGCAACAGGGCAAATGGCTTTCGTCTGAAGAGTTGCAGAAGCTCACCAAATCCGTGCATCCGCTGAAATCGTATCGTTCGGTGCCGACGGAGCGGCTGGCGCGGCGGTTGGGCTTGTATCAATTCAAGAGTGATGCGCCGCTCTACACCGAAAAGATCGCACCGAAAAGCGTGGCGATTTCCCTGCAACCTTCAGTCGGCGTGCCGCCCACGCCGGTCGTGCGAGTTGGCGATCGCGTGCACGAAGGTGTAATGATCGCCGCGGCCTCGGAGACGGCATTGAACGTGCCGGCACATGCGAGCATGGACGGGCAAGTCACGGCGGCGGGGCAAAGCATTGTCATCACGAAAACGTGA
- a CDS encoding BMC domain-containing protein, producing the protein MQNAIGLIELTSIAKGYEVADALLKTAQVQMVFNRTICPGKFMVMVAGETAAVTSSLEMGMEIGGETVVDNLLIPNVHPEVFPAISGTRVITETGALGIIETFSVASIIEAADAAVKAANVQLLQIHLAMAIGGKGYATLTGEVPAVTAAVEAGADFIRNKGLLVNKVVIPQPRPEVLEDRI; encoded by the coding sequence ATGCAAAACGCCATCGGCTTAATTGAGCTCACCTCGATTGCCAAGGGCTACGAAGTGGCAGACGCACTGCTGAAAACCGCGCAAGTGCAAATGGTATTCAACCGGACGATTTGTCCGGGCAAATTTATGGTGATGGTTGCCGGCGAAACCGCCGCGGTGACTTCCAGCCTCGAGATGGGAATGGAAATCGGCGGCGAGACGGTGGTGGATAACTTGCTCATTCCCAACGTGCATCCAGAGGTGTTTCCGGCGATCAGCGGCACGCGCGTGATCACCGAGACCGGCGCGTTGGGCATCATCGAAACGTTTTCCGTGGCCTCGATCATCGAAGCGGCCGATGCCGCGGTGAAGGCGGCGAATGTGCAGTTGCTGCAAATTCATCTCGCCATGGCCATCGGCGGCAAGGGTTATGCGACGCTGACCGGCGAAGTCCCCGCCGTCACTGCCGCTGTGGAAGCCGGCGCGGATTTCATTCGTAACAAAGGCTTGTTGGTCAACAAAGTGGTGATTCCCCAGCCGCGGCCGGAGGTGTTGGAGGATAGAATTTAA
- a CDS encoding DDE-type integrase/transposase/recombinase, which translates to MPLNERDQLMLNTWKQHPLPGPSQIKNQLRRLGYKMSVNTVRNLMEEHGYVTSCIKRKEHTGSYEAVQPRQFYHLDFFHLHGYKQKQMLLFIEDDFSRFIAGWRLVETENADAVIEALEKAITRYGKPEAVMSDRGTAFYSWTGVTRFENLLVEYSIDYFVAREPQPNGKVEALNATVQHEFVRKIEFVDLADAARQVWRQGPRASAL; encoded by the coding sequence ATGCCACTCAACGAGCGGGATCAACTGATGCTCAACACCTGGAAGCAGCATCCGCTGCCGGGCCCGAGCCAGATTAAGAACCAGCTCCGCCGCTTGGGTTACAAGATGTCGGTCAACACCGTGCGTAATCTCATGGAAGAGCACGGCTATGTAACGTCTTGCATCAAACGCAAGGAACACACCGGCAGTTACGAGGCGGTGCAGCCGCGCCAGTTTTATCATCTCGACTTCTTCCACCTGCACGGTTACAAACAAAAACAGATGTTGCTGTTCATCGAAGATGATTTCTCGCGCTTCATCGCCGGCTGGAGGCTGGTCGAAACCGAGAACGCCGATGCCGTGATCGAGGCGCTGGAAAAGGCGATCACGCGCTACGGCAAGCCCGAAGCGGTGATGAGCGATCGCGGCACCGCGTTTTATTCCTGGACCGGCGTGACGCGCTTTGAAAATCTGTTGGTGGAATACAGCATCGATTATTTCGTCGCACGCGAGCCTCAACCCAACGGTAAAGTCGAAGCGCTCAACGCCACCGTGCAACACGAGTTCGTTCGCAAGATCGAGTTTGTTGATCTCGCCGATGCCGCGCGCCAAGTTTGGCGGCAAGGGCCGCGCGCAAGTGCTTTATGA
- a CDS encoding M1 family metallopeptidase, with protein sequence MNKAYRCSIIMLLLLAMILHFSASAQPALSPRNANYTIEVKLDPQKKMLEGREIITWRNDRDRPTSELWFHLYYNAWKNTRSTWLLERTLTGQTIRGAQRNLREDDWSYVSVNSITILPQGKFSAADLTSSKRFAAPDDGNPDDQTVMVVPLPQTVAPGESIQVELSFTSKIPRTFARTGFRGNYFFIAHWFPKLGVYENGGRWNCHQFHAGTEFFSDYGVYDVKITTPSNYVVGATGRLKEKTENPDGTTTHRHVQADVHDFAWTASPDYLVREKRFEHPGLPPVDMRLLIQPEHLAQVERHFAATEAALHYYGTWFGPYPYGHVTVVDPAYGSGAGGMEYPTIFTCGTRWLNPFGGGSPEGVTIHECGHQFWYGIVGNNEFEHAWLDEGLNTFSTARTMEAAFGENSWVQRYFRGFIPVKFEEVKLPRMTYGNRLQGYRPVATSDAQSTLTYHYFPATGARITYDKTALWLGTLERYLGWETLQKIMSTFFDRYKFKHPTPDDFFGIVNEVTGRDMTWFFDQVHRGSEIFDYAVQSVSSAPASAEGLIEVDGAITYTGKQTSATNASEKLYRSQVVVRRNGGAVFPVEVMVVFANGDTAREHWDGHARWKLFVYEKPTRLKYAIVDPAHILVLDINRTNNSKLLQPAAAFAARKWSAKWMIWLQDLLATFAFFV encoded by the coding sequence ATGAACAAAGCCTATCGTTGTTCAATCATCATGTTGTTGCTGTTGGCGATGATTTTGCATTTCAGTGCCTCAGCCCAACCCGCCCTCAGCCCCCGCAACGCGAATTACACCATCGAGGTCAAGCTCGACCCGCAAAAGAAAATGCTCGAAGGCCGCGAGATCATCACCTGGCGCAACGATCGCGACCGGCCCACCAGCGAGCTGTGGTTTCATCTCTACTACAACGCCTGGAAAAACACGCGCAGCACGTGGCTGCTCGAGCGGACGCTGACCGGCCAAACCATTCGCGGCGCGCAGCGTAATCTCCGCGAAGACGATTGGAGTTACGTGAGTGTGAACTCCATCACTATTCTCCCCCAGGGAAAATTTTCCGCCGCTGATCTCACCTCGAGCAAAAGATTCGCCGCGCCGGATGATGGCAATCCCGACGATCAAACTGTAATGGTTGTTCCACTCCCACAAACGGTTGCGCCCGGCGAATCGATTCAAGTCGAGTTATCCTTTACGAGCAAAATTCCACGCACCTTTGCGCGCACAGGTTTTCGCGGCAATTATTTTTTTATCGCCCACTGGTTTCCCAAGCTCGGGGTCTACGAAAACGGCGGTAGATGGAATTGCCATCAGTTTCATGCCGGCACAGAATTCTTTTCGGATTACGGGGTGTATGACGTGAAAATCACGACGCCGTCGAATTATGTTGTCGGCGCGACCGGACGCCTGAAAGAAAAAACTGAAAATCCCGACGGCACGACGACGCATCGTCACGTGCAAGCTGACGTGCATGATTTTGCCTGGACCGCCAGCCCGGATTATCTCGTGCGCGAAAAGCGCTTCGAGCATCCCGGCTTGCCGCCGGTTGACATGCGCTTGTTGATTCAACCGGAACATCTCGCTCAAGTCGAACGCCATTTTGCAGCGACCGAGGCGGCGCTGCACTATTACGGCACGTGGTTCGGGCCGTATCCGTATGGCCACGTTACCGTCGTCGATCCGGCGTATGGAAGCGGCGCCGGGGGCATGGAGTATCCGACGATTTTCACCTGCGGCACGCGCTGGTTAAATCCCTTCGGCGGCGGCTCACCCGAGGGTGTCACGATTCACGAATGCGGCCATCAGTTTTGGTACGGCATCGTTGGCAACAATGAATTTGAGCACGCCTGGCTGGATGAAGGCCTCAACACGTTTTCAACAGCGCGCACGATGGAGGCGGCCTTCGGTGAAAATTCGTGGGTGCAGCGCTATTTTCGCGGCTTCATTCCAGTTAAATTTGAGGAAGTGAAACTGCCGCGCATGACCTACGGCAATCGCCTGCAAGGTTATCGTCCGGTGGCGACTTCGGACGCGCAATCGACGCTCACCTATCATTATTTTCCCGCCACCGGCGCGCGCATTACCTATGATAAAACCGCGCTGTGGTTGGGAACACTCGAGCGTTATCTCGGCTGGGAAACGCTGCAAAAAATCATGTCCACCTTTTTTGATCGTTACAAATTCAAACACCCCACGCCGGATGATTTCTTCGGCATTGTCAACGAGGTGACCGGGCGCGACATGACGTGGTTTTTCGATCAAGTGCATCGCGGCTCGGAGATTTTTGATTATGCGGTGCAATCCGTTTCGAGCGCGCCGGCTTCTGCCGAGGGCTTGATCGAGGTTGACGGCGCCATCACTTATACCGGCAAACAAACATCCGCGACGAACGCAAGTGAAAAACTTTATCGCAGCCAGGTCGTGGTGCGGCGTAACGGCGGCGCGGTTTTTCCGGTGGAGGTGATGGTGGTTTTTGCCAACGGCGACACCGCGCGCGAACATTGGGACGGCCATGCGCGCTGGAAGCTTTTTGTTTATGAAAAGCCAACCCGGCTGAAATATGCCATCGTCGATCCCGCGCATATCCTCGTGCTCGACATCAATCGCACCAACAACAGCAAGCTGCTGCAACCGGCAGCGGCTTTCGCGGCGCGCAAATGGAGCGCGAAGTGGATGATCTGGCTGCAGGATTTGCTCGCGACGTTTGCGTTTTTTGTTTGA
- a CDS encoding helix-turn-helix domain-containing protein: MVFAQNVKEYLAWCNSPAALTLILLCGHTCYIRWGTYGRKPRPLGLEIRIQHSKKHHVSEDTLRKWLAAYQAKGFDGLKPQGHSDQGHTRKIPAEVFEKAVALKEEAPQPGVAKIIRIMETTGLIKQGAF; encoded by the coding sequence ATGGTCTTCGCGCAAAATGTCAAGGAATATTTAGCGTGGTGTAATTCGCCCGCCGCGCTGACGCTGATCTTGTTGTGCGGGCACACCTGCTATATTCGTTGGGGCACCTACGGCAGAAAACCGCGCCCCCTGGGCCTCGAGATTCGGATTCAGCATTCCAAAAAACATCACGTCAGCGAAGACACCCTGCGCAAATGGTTGGCGGCCTATCAGGCCAAAGGCTTTGATGGCCTCAAACCGCAAGGGCACTCGGATCAAGGTCATACGCGAAAAATTCCCGCCGAAGTTTTTGAGAAAGCGGTCGCGCTCAAGGAAGAAGCGCCGCAACCCGGCGTGGCCAAGATCATTCGTATCATGGAAACCACTGGTTTGATTAAGCAAGGCGCTTTTTGA
- a CDS encoding AAA family ATPase produces MALITGEVGSGKSTALRTFTETLDKNHHGVVYIDDPTLLIIDDAQHLKPQALKELRLLTNFHIESKAPLSLMLLAQPEFRKVVQLKALQAFNQRLTLHVHLTGLVQSEAAAYVKHQLEIAGRTDMLFTDDVIAEIYQQAKGIPRVDQHLVLRMPAGYLPPTKKRSGYADAGESAVSAGRRLSLWRDKKTPRCRAASARNGLAVSGKKFVRRT; encoded by the coding sequence ATGGCGCTGATCACTGGCGAAGTGGGCTCGGGAAAGTCGACGGCGCTGCGTACGTTTACGGAAACCTTGGATAAAAACCATCACGGCGTGGTCTACATCGACGATCCCACTTTGCTGATCATCGACGATGCCCAACATCTCAAACCGCAAGCACTCAAAGAACTCCGACTGTTAACCAACTTTCACATCGAATCAAAAGCCCCACTCAGCCTGATGCTGCTCGCACAGCCGGAATTCCGCAAGGTCGTGCAACTCAAAGCACTGCAAGCCTTCAATCAACGGCTGACCTTGCACGTCCATCTCACCGGCTTGGTGCAGAGCGAAGCCGCGGCTTATGTCAAACATCAACTGGAAATCGCTGGGCGCACCGATATGCTGTTCACCGATGACGTGATCGCGGAGATTTATCAGCAGGCCAAGGGCATTCCACGGGTTGATCAACACCTTGTGCTACGAATGCCTGCTGGATATCTACCGCCAACAAAAAAACGTAGTGGATATGCCGACGCTGGAGAAAGTGCTGTGTCGGCTGGACGGCGTTTGAGTCTGTGGCGCGATAAAAAAACGCCTCGTTGTAGGGCCGCTTCGGCAAGGAACGGCCTTGCCGTCTCTGGGAAAAAATTTGTTCGAAGAACGTGA
- a CDS encoding (4Fe-4S)-binding protein, with translation MRSVRKEYTNGVVTIVWRNALCIHSGNCVRGLPAVFDINASPWINAEGATTEEIINQVKKCPSGALSYYLNAEVKNTNSREGEN, from the coding sequence ATGCGAAGTGTAAGAAAAGAGTATACGAATGGTGTCGTCACCATCGTATGGCGGAATGCGCTCTGCATACATTCGGGGAATTGCGTCAGAGGTTTGCCGGCGGTGTTTGACATAAATGCCAGCCCGTGGATAAATGCCGAGGGAGCCACGACGGAGGAAATTATCAATCAGGTCAAGAAATGCCCGAGCGGGGCATTGAGTTATTATCTGAACGCCGAAGTGAAAAACACAAATTCCAGGGAGGGTGAAAACTAA
- a CDS encoding N-acetyltransferase: MSKNQENTVRNNTADRRFELMIEGKLSMIEYLMADENTAIVFAHTEVPEELEGRGIASRLAKAALEFAKSKELAVIPLCPFVKSYIHRHPEYQPLVK; this comes from the coding sequence ATGAGTAAGAATCAGGAAAATACCGTGCGCAACAATACCGCCGATCGCCGGTTTGAGCTGATGATCGAAGGCAAACTGTCCATGATCGAGTATCTCATGGCAGATGAAAACACCGCCATTGTCTTCGCTCACACCGAGGTGCCTGAGGAGCTCGAGGGCCGGGGCATTGCCTCACGGCTGGCGAAAGCTGCCTTGGAATTTGCCAAAAGCAAAGAATTGGCGGTGATTCCGCTTTGTCCGTTTGTGAAAAGCTATATCCATCGGCACCCGGAGTATCAACCGTTGGTGAAATAA
- a CDS encoding MBL fold metallo-hydrolase, whose product MTKQSFLHRAALVLAALFLSVAAFAQQTAPVSEAPSTVRASYVEPSATRALQPGEKIDRLYTRNATQDYVLQRLTLRTYWFQRQYYGTIFYVGDKGVLLFDPLDGRSEHIRKAIAEVTKLPVTAIVYSHNHADHIGDAKTFAEAATQAGITLRIIASKATADKMAFLKSTHPKPTETVAWPRGSFKFEGLTVELHGFARAAHADDHGIWLLVGEKVAHLPDLVNPDQPPFWAFAGSENFAYYESNLEQLAKLDWTFLNGGHGNVGAKADVEFYRAFLSDLKQAVGKALGEVAWGTGVDVSTVNAHTPFLPAWLEAVAKNATAALRPKYGSYYGFEAATPRNAEMVAMAMFSYR is encoded by the coding sequence ATGACCAAGCAATCGTTTCTACACCGAGCGGCGCTCGTTCTCGCGGCTTTGTTCTTGAGCGTCGCAGCTTTTGCGCAGCAAACGGCTCCAGTCTCGGAAGCGCCATCGACGGTGCGAGCTTCCTACGTCGAGCCATCCGCGACACGCGCGCTCCAACCGGGCGAGAAGATTGACCGGCTGTATACGAGGAACGCCACGCAGGATTATGTACTGCAGCGCCTCACGCTGCGCACGTATTGGTTCCAGCGCCAGTATTACGGCACGATCTTCTACGTCGGCGACAAGGGCGTGCTGCTCTTTGATCCTCTCGACGGGCGAAGCGAACACATTCGCAAAGCGATCGCCGAGGTCACCAAGCTGCCGGTGACGGCGATCGTGTACTCGCACAATCATGCCGATCACATTGGTGACGCAAAAACATTTGCTGAGGCCGCGACCCAAGCCGGCATCACGCTGCGCATCATCGCCTCGAAGGCCACCGCGGATAAAATGGCCTTCTTGAAGAGCACGCACCCCAAGCCCACGGAAACCGTGGCATGGCCGCGCGGCTCGTTCAAGTTCGAGGGGCTGACCGTCGAGCTTCACGGCTTCGCGCGCGCGGCACATGCCGATGACCACGGCATTTGGCTGCTGGTGGGTGAGAAGGTGGCGCATCTTCCCGACCTCGTTAATCCCGATCAGCCGCCGTTCTGGGCCTTTGCCGGTTCGGAGAACTTCGCGTACTACGAATCCAACCTCGAGCAGTTGGCGAAGCTGGACTGGACGTTCCTGAACGGCGGCCATGGCAACGTTGGCGCCAAGGCGGATGTCGAATTCTACCGCGCGTTTCTTTCGGATCTCAAGCAGGCCGTGGGCAAAGCGTTGGGCGAAGTCGCCTGGGGAACCGGTGTTGATGTGAGCACGGTCAATGCGCACACGCCTTTCCTTCCGGCCTGGCTGGAGGCCGTTGCGAAGAATGCGACCGCGGCGCTGCGTCCAAAGTACGGCAGCTACTACGGCTTCGAAGCGGCCACCCCGCGCAATGCCGAGATGGTGGCGATGGCGATGTTCAGCTACAGATGA
- a CDS encoding NAD(P)-binding domain-containing protein, with amino-acid sequence MKPKIAIIGKGNVGSALQRGLERAKYEVKSVGKDPARVREIAAWGELIILAVPYPAVDEAIREMGDAINGKPLIDVTNALTPDYQLALGFTTSGAEELQKKVPSAKVVKAFNTVFAQHMATGQAKGTALTLFAAGDDKDAKEKVLSLSRDIGFDAVDAGPLTNARWLETLGYFNIQLGYTLQMGTHIAFKLVR; translated from the coding sequence ATGAAACCCAAGATTGCCATCATCGGCAAAGGAAACGTTGGCAGTGCGCTCCAACGCGGGCTTGAGCGCGCCAAGTATGAAGTGAAGTCGGTTGGCAAAGATCCCGCGCGCGTGCGCGAGATAGCCGCGTGGGGAGAGCTCATCATTCTGGCTGTGCCCTATCCGGCGGTTGACGAGGCGATCCGCGAGATGGGCGACGCGATCAACGGCAAGCCCCTGATCGACGTGACCAACGCCCTCACACCTGACTATCAACTCGCCCTCGGCTTCACGACGAGCGGAGCCGAAGAGCTTCAGAAAAAAGTGCCGTCTGCGAAGGTGGTCAAGGCATTCAACACCGTCTTTGCCCAGCACATGGCAACCGGACAGGCGAAGGGCACGGCGCTCACGCTCTTTGCGGCTGGCGACGACAAAGACGCCAAGGAGAAAGTCCTGAGCCTGAGCCGCGATATCGGATTTGATGCCGTGGACGCAGGACCGCTCACGAACGCGCGCTGGCTCGAGACGCTGGGCTACTTCAACATCCAGCTCGGCTACACGCTCCAGATGGGCACGCACATCGCGTTCAAGCTCGTTCGTTGA
- a CDS encoding SDR family oxidoreductase: MNNFENRVVIITGAAMGLGLAAAKELASRGSSLALVDYNDKGLREAQKEVNSQFPSAGIITVTADVSKEEDVKRYVDETIKAFDRVDGLYNNAGIEGKQAGMTEYDVNIFKKVIDINLMGVYYGMRYVIPVMKNQQYGRIVNVASVGGIRGVMNQTAYVASKHAVSGMTKNAALEYARYGIVTNAIAPGAILTPMVAEAFKQVNPADPKKAEMEYAQFNPTKRLGNPEEVAKVVAFLLSEEVSYLNGQTIAIDGGQSNTYGFV; this comes from the coding sequence ATGAACAACTTCGAAAATAGAGTCGTGATCATCACCGGTGCGGCGATGGGTCTTGGACTCGCGGCAGCAAAGGAGCTTGCTTCTCGCGGGTCAAGCCTTGCACTCGTGGACTACAATGATAAGGGATTGCGAGAAGCCCAAAAAGAGGTCAACTCGCAGTTTCCATCAGCAGGAATCATTACTGTCACCGCCGATGTTTCTAAAGAGGAGGACGTCAAGCGTTACGTTGATGAAACGATCAAAGCATTCGATCGTGTTGACGGTCTCTACAATAATGCCGGAATCGAAGGAAAGCAGGCCGGCATGACGGAATACGATGTCAACATCTTCAAGAAGGTCATAGACATCAACCTGATGGGAGTTTACTACGGAATGCGATACGTCATTCCCGTCATGAAGAATCAACAATACGGACGGATTGTGAACGTTGCGTCAGTAGGCGGCATTCGTGGTGTGATGAATCAGACTGCTTATGTCGCCAGCAAACACGCTGTGTCCGGCATGACCAAGAATGCTGCTCTCGAGTACGCTCGCTACGGAATTGTGACCAACGCGATTGCTCCAGGCGCTATTCTCACTCCAATGGTAGCCGAAGCGTTCAAGCAGGTGAACCCTGCCGATCCCAAGAAAGCAGAGATGGAATACGCGCAATTCAATCCGACCAAACGTTTGGGAAACCCAGAAGAAGTCGCCAAAGTCGTTGCCTTCTTACTCAGCGAGGAGGTTAGCTATCTCAATGGCCAAACGATTGCCATTGACGGCGGCCAATCAAACACTTACGGATTCGTGTAA
- a CDS encoding ester cyclase has protein sequence MKNARVGSFGVLWVLLLGLLLSLFIGCTGGDTPEIQAMKAELKQIQDERAMIEQNLATFDTLDYTVFSNQQWTRFHESHAKDIKVYWPDGHMTQGLDVHIEDLKALFVHAPDTRIKEHPIRFGSGKYTAVTGVFEGTFTKPMPIGGGKFIQPTGKAFKMPMATVGVWENGVMIAEHLFWDNQTYMKQIGLAK, from the coding sequence ATGAAAAATGCACGGGTTGGCTCATTCGGAGTACTTTGGGTGCTCCTACTTGGCTTGCTGCTTTCTTTGTTCATCGGCTGCACCGGCGGCGACACGCCGGAGATACAGGCGATGAAAGCCGAGCTGAAACAGATTCAAGATGAGCGCGCTATGATTGAGCAGAATCTGGCGACTTTCGATACGCTCGATTATACCGTATTCAGCAACCAACAATGGACACGGTTTCACGAGAGCCATGCGAAAGACATCAAGGTGTATTGGCCAGATGGACACATGACGCAAGGCCTCGACGTGCACATTGAAGACTTGAAAGCCTTGTTCGTCCACGCGCCTGACACGAGAATCAAGGAGCATCCCATTCGATTCGGTTCCGGAAAGTACACGGCCGTTACCGGAGTTTTTGAAGGCACATTTACCAAGCCCATGCCCATCGGCGGTGGCAAATTCATCCAGCCAACCGGCAAGGCGTTCAAAATGCCGATGGCAACCGTCGGCGTTTGGGAAAATGGGGTCATGATTGCAGAACATCTGTTCTGGGATAATCAGACCTACATGAAGCAAATCGGCTTGGCAAAATAG
- a CDS encoding adenylate/guanylate cyclase domain-containing protein: MDNENSFTVELINDGLLAVQNGQSILDASLAAGIPHYHACGGNARCSTCRVFVEEGEKFLTPPNQAELALARKMGFPVGVRLACQTRVNGGPIRLHRIIRDKTDVEMYVHGDFCDATRSLGEERELALFFLDIRNFTPFAQSHLPFDVIHVLNRFFALVRNIIHANNGRVIEVAGDGLYVVFGMESSIAEAAASAVRAGLHIIDDVEIFNDTYLEIHFSHRLAVGMGLHVGRVICGEVGIGVKGALSVIGYPVNVAARLEAATKQMNNSFLVSEEAFRLLAEPPANVASAEISLKGIPVPHRVFLLGRSYEFLNKTQ, translated from the coding sequence ATGGACAACGAGAATTCCTTCACTGTTGAACTTATTAATGATGGCCTGCTGGCCGTTCAAAACGGCCAGAGCATCCTCGATGCCTCGCTCGCGGCCGGCATTCCGCACTATCACGCGTGCGGCGGCAATGCGCGGTGTTCCACCTGCCGGGTATTCGTCGAAGAGGGAGAAAAATTTCTCACTCCACCCAATCAGGCGGAGCTGGCGCTTGCCAGGAAGATGGGGTTTCCAGTCGGAGTGCGATTGGCGTGTCAAACGCGGGTGAATGGCGGTCCGATCCGGCTCCACCGCATTATCCGCGACAAAACCGACGTGGAGATGTACGTGCACGGTGACTTTTGCGACGCCACCAGAAGCCTTGGCGAAGAGCGTGAGCTTGCGCTGTTCTTTCTCGACATCCGAAACTTTACGCCCTTTGCCCAATCGCATCTTCCTTTCGACGTCATTCATGTTCTCAACAGGTTCTTCGCGCTGGTTCGCAACATCATCCACGCGAACAATGGCAGAGTGATCGAAGTCGCCGGTGATGGTCTTTACGTTGTCTTCGGAATGGAAAGCTCGATTGCCGAAGCAGCCGCTTCAGCCGTGCGCGCCGGCCTTCACATCATTGATGACGTCGAGATCTTTAACGACACTTATCTCGAAATCCATTTTAGCCATCGCCTCGCGGTTGGCATGGGGTTGCACGTGGGCCGGGTCATCTGTGGCGAGGTGGGCATCGGTGTGAAGGGCGCGTTGAGCGTGATCGGCTATCCCGTCAACGTGGCGGCGCGCCTGGAAGCTGCAACCAAGCAGATGAACAACAGCTTCCTTGTTTCGGAGGAGGCGTTTCGTCTGCTGGCCGAGCCGCCGGCGAACGTCGCTTCGGCAGAGATCAGTCTGAAGGGCATTCCTGTCCCTCATCGCGTTTTCCTGCTCGGGCGTTCATACGAGTTCTTGAATAAGACGCAATAG